A DNA window from Streptococcus mutans contains the following coding sequences:
- a CDS encoding MarR family winged helix-turn-helix transcriptional regulator, with translation MKEPFSEFKNLITATERYIQELSKSHGVEHLSGPQGWTVMFLKDNQGKEIFIKDIEKRLDISKSVTSNLIKRMEKNGFISVIPSRKDRRYKQIVLTPLGQEKAGKITVFLTDLKKLLLKDISQEDLSVARKVFKQIKQNLEKKE, from the coding sequence ATGAAGGAGCCTTTTAGTGAATTTAAAAACCTCATTACAGCAACAGAAAGATATATTCAAGAATTATCCAAAAGCCATGGTGTTGAACATCTGTCCGGACCTCAGGGATGGACAGTTATGTTTTTAAAGGATAATCAAGGAAAGGAAATTTTTATTAAAGATATTGAAAAAAGGTTAGATATCTCAAAATCTGTGACCAGTAATCTCATTAAACGAATGGAAAAAAATGGTTTTATTTCTGTTATTCCTTCCAGAAAAGACAGACGATACAAGCAAATTGTTTTAACGCCATTAGGTCAGGAAAAAGCTGGAAAAATAACTGTTTTTTTAACAGATCTTAAAAAGTTGCTTCTAAAAGATATTAGTCAGGAAGACTTATCAGTTGCTCGGAAGGTTTTTAAACAAATCAAACAAAATTTAGAAAAGAAGGAGTAA
- the queC gene encoding 7-cyano-7-deazaguanine synthase QueC, which translates to MKRQSALVVFSGGQDSTTCLFWAMKHYEYVETVTFSYGQRHSQELEVAKEIAAEQGVKHHILDMSLLGQITENALTSDIAIETKDGEVPNTFVDGRNHLFLSFAAVLAKQRKIRDIVTGVCQTDFSGYPDCRDVFVKSLNVTLNLAMDYEFVIQTPLMWLDKAETWELADQLGKFDYVRQKTLTCYNGIRGTGCRQCPACHLRQAGLEKYLSQKGKN; encoded by the coding sequence ATGAAACGTCAATCAGCTCTTGTCGTCTTTAGCGGTGGTCAAGATTCAACTACCTGCCTTTTTTGGGCAATGAAGCATTATGAATATGTCGAAACAGTTACCTTTTCCTATGGCCAACGTCACAGTCAAGAATTAGAGGTTGCCAAGGAAATTGCTGCAGAACAAGGCGTGAAACACCATATCCTTGATATGTCTTTACTGGGACAAATAACAGAAAATGCCTTAACTTCTGACATAGCTATAGAAACAAAAGACGGTGAAGTCCCCAATACTTTTGTTGATGGCAGAAATCATCTCTTTCTTTCCTTTGCTGCAGTCCTTGCCAAACAGCGCAAGATAAGAGATATTGTCACCGGAGTCTGTCAAACAGATTTTTCAGGTTATCCTGACTGTCGTGATGTTTTTGTCAAGTCTCTCAATGTTACCTTAAATCTTGCTATGGATTATGAATTCGTCATTCAAACGCCTCTGATGTGGCTAGACAAGGCCGAAACATGGGAATTGGCAGATCAGCTAGGTAAATTTGATTATGTTCGTCAAAAGACTCTGACCTGCTACAATGGAATTCGAGGAACTGGCTGCAGACAATGCCCTGCCTGCCATTTACGTCAAGCTGGACTTGAAAAATATCTTAGTCAGAAAGGAAAAAATTAA
- the queD gene encoding 6-carboxytetrahydropterin synthase QueD, whose product MFLAPKEIKNETGESLLYCPKRVLVSKEFTFNAAHHLFNYEGKCKALHGHTYHLQVAVSAFLDERGMTYDFRELKRIYQEYLEPKLDHRYLNESLPYMNTTAENMVYWIYKTVEKALTDERGLQMEHVRLYETPSAYAEFRREWDLQA is encoded by the coding sequence ATGTTCTTAGCGCCAAAAGAAATTAAAAACGAGACAGGAGAATCACTTCTTTATTGTCCCAAACGCGTTCTTGTATCTAAAGAATTCACCTTTAATGCTGCCCACCATCTCTTCAATTATGAAGGGAAATGCAAAGCCTTACATGGACATACTTATCATTTACAAGTTGCTGTCAGTGCTTTTCTTGATGAACGCGGAATGACTTATGATTTTAGAGAGTTGAAAAGGATCTACCAAGAATATTTAGAACCAAAACTAGACCACCGCTACCTTAATGAAAGTCTGCCCTACATGAATACAACTGCTGAAAATATGGTTTATTGGATTTACAAAACAGTCGAGAAAGCTTTAACTGACGAGCGCGGTTTACAAATGGAACATGTTCGCCTTTATGAAACACCCTCAGCTTATGCTGAATTTAGAAGAGAATGGGATTTACAAGCATGA
- the queE gene encoding 7-carboxy-7-deazaguanine synthase QueE, with the protein MKKQRLLKLPVLEIFGPTFQGEGRAIGQKTMFVRTGGCDYHCDWCDSAFTWDGSEKPTMMTSDQIIEALDKLGTYDYVTLSGGNPCLLAANMAQLVRKLKKRQVTLAVETQGSRWQEWLKAIDQVTLSPKPPSSKMKVNLQTLDFIVSNLDPQKVTYKIPIFDEDDLKFAQMIQGRYQPDVLYLSVGNPEPKASGDIVQNQLKRLKELWEHIAQDDSWGNVRVLPQLHTLVYDNKRGV; encoded by the coding sequence ATGAAAAAACAACGTCTGTTAAAGTTACCCGTTTTAGAAATCTTTGGTCCAACTTTTCAAGGAGAAGGCAGGGCCATCGGTCAAAAAACTATGTTTGTTCGTACAGGTGGCTGTGATTATCACTGCGATTGGTGCGATTCTGCCTTTACTTGGGACGGTTCTGAAAAGCCAACTATGATGACCAGTGACCAAATTATTGAAGCATTAGATAAACTTGGTACTTATGATTATGTGACACTCTCTGGCGGCAATCCTTGCCTTCTGGCTGCTAATATGGCCCAGCTCGTTAGGAAACTCAAAAAAAGACAAGTCACTCTTGCTGTCGAAACTCAAGGTTCTCGCTGGCAAGAATGGCTAAAAGCCATTGATCAAGTAACTTTAAGCCCTAAACCGCCGTCCAGCAAAATGAAAGTAAACTTACAAACCCTTGATTTTATCGTATCAAATTTAGATCCACAAAAGGTAACTTACAAAATCCCTATCTTTGACGAAGACGATTTAAAATTCGCCCAAATGATCCAAGGACGCTATCAGCCAGATGTCCTTTATCTGTCTGTTGGAAATCCAGAGCCCAAAGCCAGTGGTGATATTGTCCAAAATCAGCTGAAACGTTTAAAAGAGTTATGGGAACACATTGCTCAAGATGATTCTTGGGGAAATGTCCGCGTCTTACCGCAATTGCATACACTTGTTTATGATAATAAACGTGGTGTCTAG
- the queF gene encoding preQ(1) synthase produces the protein MSQKEIKDLTLLGNQKTNYNFDYDPNILEAFDNRHQDNDYFIKFNCPEFTSLCPITGQPDFATIYLSYIPDKKCVESKSLKLYLFSYRNHGDFHENCINTIGKDLVDLLQPRYLEVWGKFTPRGGISIDPYYNYGRPNTKYEEMAAYRLMNHDLYPETIDNR, from the coding sequence ATGTCACAAAAAGAAATAAAAGACTTAACTCTTTTGGGAAATCAAAAGACCAATTACAACTTTGATTATGATCCCAATATTTTGGAAGCTTTCGATAATCGCCATCAAGATAACGATTATTTTATCAAGTTTAACTGTCCAGAATTTACCTCTCTGTGTCCTATAACGGGGCAGCCTGATTTTGCAACTATCTATCTCTCTTATATTCCAGATAAAAAATGCGTTGAATCCAAATCACTCAAACTTTATCTCTTTAGTTACCGTAACCATGGTGATTTTCATGAGAATTGTATCAATACGATTGGTAAAGATCTCGTCGATCTATTACAGCCTCGTTATCTAGAAGTCTGGGGCAAATTTACACCGCGTGGCGGTATCTCTATTGATCCTTATTATAATTACGGACGCCCAAATACCAAATATGAAGAAATGGCAGCTTATCGTTTGATGAACCACGATCTTTACCCAGAAACAATTGATAATCGTTAA
- a CDS encoding DUF3021 family protein — protein MMKNELKTFLKPTLRRVIVILSITLLLSAFLYWGQRDRFNARNVLCTGIIITAIAGAWNIYDLNSLSLIKRSLIHFLLMVITILPTLLLSGWFPIKTFGDIVLMIAIFLFSGLLCWTIGYLAFRNKK, from the coding sequence ATGATGAAAAATGAATTGAAAACTTTTCTTAAACCAACTCTTCGTAGAGTGATTGTTATCCTAAGTATCACCTTGCTGCTGTCGGCTTTCTTATACTGGGGACAAAGGGATCGCTTTAATGCCAGAAATGTTTTATGTACTGGAATAATCATTACCGCAATTGCTGGCGCTTGGAATATCTACGATCTTAACTCTCTGTCTCTCATTAAGCGCAGTCTTATTCATTTTTTATTAATGGTCATTACTATTTTACCCACACTTCTATTAAGCGGCTGGTTCCCAATAAAAACTTTCGGTGACATCGTTTTAATGATTGCTATCTTTTTGTTCAGCGGTCTGCTTTGCTGGACAATCGGATACCTTGCTTTTCGAAATAAAAAATAA
- the gdhA gene encoding NADP-specific glutamate dehydrogenase, producing MTTGKEYVASVFEKVKAQNAHEPEFLQAVEEVFESLIPVFDNYPKYIEENLLERLVEPERIVSFRVPWVDDKGQVQVNRGFRVQFSSAIGPYKGGLRFHPSVNQSIIKFLGFEQIFKNSLTGQPIGGGKGGSNFDPKGKSDNEIMRFCQSFMTELSKHIGADTDVPAGDIGVGGREIGYLYGQYKRLRNEYTGVLTGKGLTWGGSLARTEATGYGAVYFAEQMLKARGQDFAGKTAIVSGSGNVAIYATEKLQTLGAKVVAVSDSSGYVYDPDGIDVALLKELKEVQRARIIKYADARPNASFTPAGGDSIWTIKADLAFPCATQNELNEADAKTLVANGVIAVSEGANMPSTLEAIDVFLKTGVSFGPAKAANAGGVAVSALEMAQNSQRTAWTFEEVDRKLYDIMKGIYDNSAAAAKSFGQEGNLVVGANIAGFLKVADAMSAQGIV from the coding sequence ATGACAACAGGTAAAGAGTATGTTGCTAGTGTTTTTGAAAAAGTTAAAGCACAAAATGCTCATGAACCAGAATTCTTACAAGCTGTAGAGGAAGTATTTGAATCACTTATTCCAGTGTTTGATAACTATCCAAAATATATTGAAGAAAATCTGCTGGAACGATTGGTCGAACCAGAACGTATTGTTTCGTTCCGTGTGCCTTGGGTAGACGATAAGGGTCAAGTCCAAGTTAACCGCGGTTTCCGTGTGCAATTTTCATCAGCTATCGGACCTTACAAAGGCGGCCTTCGTTTCCATCCATCAGTAAACCAATCTATTATCAAATTCCTTGGTTTTGAACAAATCTTTAAGAATTCTCTTACTGGCCAACCAATTGGTGGTGGTAAAGGCGGCTCAAACTTTGATCCTAAAGGGAAGTCAGATAATGAGATCATGCGTTTCTGCCAAAGCTTCATGACTGAACTCAGCAAACATATTGGTGCAGACACAGATGTTCCTGCTGGGGATATTGGTGTTGGCGGACGTGAAATTGGCTATCTCTACGGTCAATATAAACGCCTCCGCAATGAATACACGGGTGTCCTTACTGGTAAAGGTTTGACTTGGGGCGGATCACTTGCCCGTACAGAAGCAACTGGTTACGGTGCAGTTTACTTTGCAGAACAAATGCTGAAAGCGCGTGGTCAAGACTTTGCAGGAAAAACTGCTATTGTTTCAGGTTCAGGTAATGTAGCTATTTATGCTACTGAAAAATTGCAGACACTTGGAGCTAAAGTTGTGGCTGTTTCTGATTCATCTGGTTATGTTTACGATCCAGATGGTATTGATGTTGCTCTTCTTAAAGAGCTTAAAGAAGTACAGCGTGCGCGTATCATCAAATATGCTGATGCACGTCCAAATGCAAGCTTCACACCTGCAGGTGGTGATTCAATCTGGACAATCAAAGCAGATCTTGCTTTCCCATGTGCTACTCAAAATGAATTGAATGAAGCAGATGCTAAAACGCTTGTTGCTAATGGGGTTATCGCTGTTTCTGAAGGAGCTAATATGCCTTCAACTCTTGAAGCAATTGATGTCTTTCTTAAGACCGGCGTCTCGTTTGGTCCTGCCAAAGCAGCCAATGCTGGCGGTGTAGCCGTATCGGCTCTTGAAATGGCACAAAATAGCCAACGTACAGCATGGACATTCGAAGAAGTAGATCGTAAACTTTATGATATTATGAAGGGTATCTATGACAACTCTGCAGCAGCAGCTAAGTCATTTGGCCAAGAAGGCAACCTCGTAGTTGGTGCCAACATTGCTGGTTTCCTTAAGGTTGCAGATGCTATGTCAGCACAAGGAATTGTATAA
- a CDS encoding DUF308 domain-containing protein, giving the protein MKWFTLISGVLTFLIGIWIFANPLVVTASIGWLLALIIFLVGITGFIDYMSKSREERTIWNLLQSIVSIIFGFILLTSSIFSLTTAVVTIAAYWIILIGILRLISGYRLRQMGFPQSNRFFWTGSFALLLGLILLGQPLLSSAIIGRFVALLLMATGISSFLVFLRLLE; this is encoded by the coding sequence ATGAAATGGTTTACACTTATCTCAGGAGTTTTAACATTTTTAATCGGGATTTGGATTTTTGCTAATCCGCTTGTTGTCACTGCTTCAATTGGTTGGCTGCTAGCGTTAATTATTTTTTTAGTTGGTATTACAGGATTTATTGATTATATGTCTAAATCGCGTGAAGAAAGAACCATCTGGAATCTTTTACAAAGTATCGTTTCTATCATTTTTGGATTCATCCTTCTAACGTCTTCCATCTTTTCTTTAACCACGGCGGTTGTTACCATTGCTGCTTACTGGATTATTTTAATCGGTATTCTAAGACTTATTTCCGGCTATCGTTTGCGTCAGATGGGCTTTCCACAAAGTAATCGGTTCTTTTGGACGGGTAGTTTTGCGCTTTTATTGGGACTCATTCTATTAGGTCAGCCTCTTCTTTCTTCAGCCATTATCGGTCGGTTTGTGGCTCTTCTTTTAATGGCAACAGGTATTTCCAGCTTCCTTGTTTTTCTGCGTTTACTGGAATAA
- the gtfD gene encoding glucosyltransferase-S: METKRRYKMHKVKKHWVTVAVASGLITLGSTTLGSSVSAETEQQTSDKVVTQKSEDDKAASESSQTDSPKTKQAQTEQTQAQSQANVADTSTSITKETPSQNITTQANSDDKIVTNTKSEEAQTSEERTKQAEEAQTTASSQALTQAKAELTKQRQTAAQENKNPVDLAAIPNVKQIDGKYYYIGSDGQPKKNFALTVNNKVLYFDKNTGALTDTSQYQFKQGLTKLNNDYTPHNQIVNFENTSLETIDNYVTADSWYRPKDILKNGKTWTASSESDLRPLLMSWWPDKQTQIAYLNYMNQQGLGTGENYTADSSQESLNLAAQTVQVKIETKISQTQQTQWLRDIINSFVKTQPNWNSQTESDTSAGEKDHLQGGALLYSNSDKTAYANSDYRLLNRTPTSQTGKPKYFEDNSSGGYDFLLANDIDNSNPVVQAEQLNWLHYLMNYGSIVANDPEANFDGVRVDAVDNVNADLLQIASDYLKAHYGVDKSEKNAINHLSILEAWSDNDPQYNKDTKGAQLPIDNKLRLSLLYALTRPLEKDASNKNEIRSGLEPVITNSLNNRSAEGKNSERMANYIFIRAHDSEVQTVIAKIIKAQINPKTDGLTFTLDELKQAFKIYNEDMRQAKKKYTQSNIPTAYALMLSNKDSITRLYYGDMYSDDGQYMATKSPYYDAIDTLLKARIKYAAGGQDMKITYVEGDKSHMDWDYTGVLTSVRYGTGANEATDQGSEATKTQGMAVITSNNPSLKLNQNDKVIVNMGAAHKNQEYRPLLLTTKDGLTSYTSDAAAKSLYRKTNDKGELVFDASDIQGYLNPQVSGYLAVWVPVGASDNQDVRVAASNKANATGQVYESSSALDSQLIYEGFSNFQDFVTKDSDYTNKKIAQNVQLFKSWGVTSFEMAPQYVSSEDGSFLDSIIQNGYAFEDRYDLAMSKNNKYGSQQDMINAVKALHKSGIQVIADWVPDQIYNLPGKEVVTATRVNDYGEYRKDSEIKNTLYAANTKSNGKDYQAKYGGAFLSELAAKYPSIFNRTQISNGKKIDPSEKITAWKAKYFNGTNILGRGVGYVLKDNASDKYFELKGNQTYLPKQMTNKEASTGFVNDGNGMTFYSTSGYQAKNSFVQDAKGNWYYFDNNGHMVYGLQHLNGEVQYFLSNGVQLRESFLENADGSKNYFGHLGNRYSNGYYSFDNDSKWRYFDASGVMAVGLKTINGNTQYFDQDGYQVKGAWITGSDGKKRYFDDGSGNMAVNRFANDKNGDWYYLNSDGIALVGVQTINGKTYYFGQDGKQIKGKIITDNGKLKYFLANSGELARNIFATDSQNNWYYFGSDGVAVTGSQTIAGKKLYFASDGKQVKGSFVTYNGKVHYYHADSGELQVNRFEADKDGNWYYLDSNGEALTGSQRINGQRVFFTREGKQVKGDVAYDERGLLRYYDKNSGNMVYNKVVTLANGRRIGIDRWGIARYY, from the coding sequence ATGGAAACCAAACGACGTTACAAAATGCACAAGGTTAAAAAGCACTGGGTAACCGTTGCTGTCGCTTCTGGTTTGATTACCTTGGGCTCCACAACACTGGGAAGCTCAGTTTCAGCAGAAACAGAACAGCAGACCTCAGATAAAGTGGTAACTCAGAAAAGTGAGGATGATAAGGCGGCATCTGAATCCAGCCAAACAGATTCACCTAAAACTAAGCAAGCACAAACAGAACAAACGCAGGCTCAAAGTCAGGCAAACGTTGCTGATACAAGCACTAGCATAACTAAGGAAACTCCATCACAAAATATTACAACACAAGCCAACTCTGATGACAAAATAGTAACAAATACGAAATCAGAAGAAGCACAGACTTCTGAAGAGCGCACAAAGCAAGCAGAAGAAGCACAGACTACTGCTTCCAGTCAGGCTTTAACACAGGCAAAAGCTGAATTAACAAAGCAAAGACAAACAGCAGCTCAAGAAAATAAAAATCCTGTTGACTTAGCGGCCATTCCAAATGTGAAACAAATTGATGGCAAATATTATTATATTGGTTCTGATGGTCAGCCTAAGAAAAATTTTGCTCTAACCGTTAATAACAAAGTACTCTACTTCGATAAAAATACAGGTGCCTTAACGGACACTTCTCAGTATCAATTTAAACAAGGGTTAACAAAATTAAACAACGATTATACTCCCCACAATCAAATTGTCAATTTTGAAAATACCAGTCTTGAAACGATTGATAACTATGTCACAGCTGATTCGTGGTATCGTCCTAAGGATATTTTAAAGAATGGCAAAACGTGGACAGCTTCATCTGAGTCTGATCTTCGTCCGCTTTTAATGTCTTGGTGGCCAGATAAACAAACGCAAATTGCTTATCTTAACTACATGAACCAGCAAGGGCTTGGAACTGGTGAAAATTACACAGCAGACAGCAGCCAAGAAAGTCTCAACCTTGCTGCACAAACCGTTCAAGTTAAGATTGAAACTAAAATTTCTCAAACGCAGCAAACCCAGTGGCTGCGTGATATTATCAATAGTTTTGTTAAAACTCAACCAAATTGGAATAGTCAAACAGAATCGGATACTTCAGCTGGTGAAAAAGATCACTTGCAAGGCGGTGCTCTGCTTTATAGCAACAGCGATAAGACAGCCTATGCTAATTCCGATTACCGTCTTTTGAACCGCACACCAACCAGTCAAACGGGTAAACCAAAATATTTTGAAGACAATTCTTCTGGTGGCTATGACTTCCTCCTAGCTAATGATATTGATAATTCAAATCCAGTGGTTCAAGCTGAACAATTAAACTGGCTTCATTATCTGATGAATTATGGTTCTATTGTCGCTAATGATCCTGAGGCTAATTTTGACGGTGTTCGTGTTGATGCCGTTGATAATGTTAATGCCGACTTGCTGCAGATTGCTTCGGACTATTTGAAAGCCCATTATGGTGTTGATAAGAGTGAGAAAAATGCGATTAATCATCTTTCCATTTTAGAAGCTTGGTCAGATAATGATCCCCAATACAATAAAGATACTAAGGGTGCACAATTACCGATTGATAATAAACTGCGCCTATCGCTTTTATATGCTTTGACGCGTCCTCTTGAAAAAGATGCAAGCAATAAAAATGAAATTCGCAGCGGACTTGAGCCTGTCATAACAAATAGCTTGAATAACCGTTCAGCTGAAGGTAAAAATAGTGAACGTATGGCTAACTATATTTTTATCCGCGCTCACGACAGTGAAGTCCAAACGGTTATTGCTAAAATTATTAAAGCTCAGATTAATCCCAAAACAGATGGTTTGACCTTTACTTTGGATGAATTGAAGCAAGCCTTTAAGATCTACAATGAAGACATGCGTCAGGCTAAGAAAAAGTACACACAATCCAATATTCCGACAGCCTATGCTTTGATGCTGTCCAATAAAGATTCTATTACACGTCTTTATTATGGTGATATGTACAGTGATGACGGTCAATATATGGCGACTAAATCCCCTTATTATGATGCTATTGATACTTTATTAAAGGCACGTATTAAATATGCCGCCGGTGGTCAAGACATGAAGATCACCTATGTTGAAGGTGATAAAAGTCATATGGATTGGGATTATACAGGCGTTTTGACTTCTGTTCGTTATGGTACAGGAGCTAATGAAGCTACAGATCAAGGCAGTGAAGCAACCAAAACACAAGGAATGGCTGTCATTACCAGCAATAACCCTAGCCTTAAATTGAATCAAAATGATAAAGTAATTGTCAATATGGGGGCTGCGCATAAAAATCAAGAGTACCGTCCGCTCCTCTTAACAACTAAAGATGGTTTGACAAGCTACACTTCTGATGCCGCTGCTAAATCCCTTTATCGCAAAACGAATGATAAAGGAGAATTAGTCTTTGATGCTAGTGACATTCAAGGTTACCTGAATCCGCAAGTATCAGGTTATTTAGCCGTTTGGGTTCCAGTAGGAGCTAGTGATAATCAAGATGTTCGTGTAGCAGCAAGCAATAAGGCAAATGCTACTGGTCAAGTCTACGAATCATCAAGTGCTCTTGATTCTCAATTGATTTACGAAGGTTTCTCAAACTTCCAAGATTTTGTAACGAAAGATTCAGACTATACTAATAAGAAGATTGCTCAAAATGTCCAACTCTTCAAATCTTGGGGTGTCACTTCCTTTGAAATGGCACCGCAATATGTCTCTTCTGAAGATGGTTCTTTTCTAGACTCTATTATTCAAAATGGTTATGCCTTTGAGGATCGTTATGATCTTGCTATGAGTAAGAATAACAAATACGGTTCTCAGCAAGACATGATTAATGCAGTTAAAGCTCTGCATAAAAGCGGTATTCAGGTTATTGCGGATTGGGTACCAGATCAAATCTATAATCTTCCGGGCAAAGAAGTCGTAACGGCTACACGTGTCAACGATTATGGTGAGTATCGCAAAGACTCTGAAATCAAAAATACACTCTATGCTGCCAACACTAAGAGTAATGGTAAGGATTATCAAGCGAAGTATGGCGGTGCTTTCCTTAGTGAACTCGCTGCTAAGTACCCTAGTATCTTTAACCGCACGCAAATTTCAAATGGTAAGAAGATTGATCCAAGCGAAAAAATCACAGCATGGAAAGCAAAATACTTCAATGGGACAAATATTCTAGGCCGTGGTGTTGGTTATGTTCTTAAAGATAATGCTAGTGATAAATACTTTGAACTGAAAGGGAATCAAACCTATCTGCCAAAACAGATGACTAACAAAGAAGCTTCGACTGGTTTTGTTAATGATGGCAATGGGATGACTTTCTATTCAACTAGTGGTTATCAAGCCAAGAACAGCTTTGTTCAAGATGCCAAAGGAAACTGGTATTACTTTGATAATAATGGCCATATGGTTTATGGCTTACAGCATCTAAATGGCGAAGTGCAATACTTTTTATCAAATGGTGTTCAATTGCGTGAATCTTTCTTGGAAAACGCTGATGGCAGCAAGAACTATTTTGGTCATCTAGGAAATAGATATAGTAATGGTTATTATTCATTTGATAATGATAGTAAGTGGCGTTATTTTGATGCCAGTGGAGTCATGGCTGTAGGTTTGAAAACAATTAACGGCAATACGCAGTACTTTGATCAAGATGGTTATCAAGTCAAAGGTGCTTGGATAACAGGCAGCGATGGCAAAAAGCGTTATTTTGATGACGGATCTGGAAATATGGCTGTTAATCGTTTTGCAAATGATAAAAACGGCGATTGGTACTATCTCAATTCAGATGGCATTGCCTTGGTTGGTGTCCAAACCATTAATGGTAAGACTTATTACTTTGGCCAAGATGGTAAGCAAATCAAAGGTAAAATTATTACAGACAATGGTAAGCTGAAATATTTCCTTGCCAATTCAGGAGAATTAGCACGCAATATCTTTGCAACAGACAGTCAAAACAATTGGTATTACTTTGGTTCAGACGGTGTTGCGGTTACAGGCAGTCAGACAATTGCTGGTAAAAAGCTCTATTTTGCAAGCGACGGAAAACAAGTCAAAGGCAGCTTTGTCACTTATAATGGTAAAGTTCATTATTATCATGCTGACTCAGGAGAATTACAAGTTAACCGCTTTGAAGCAGATAAGGATGGTAATTGGTATTATCTTGATTCAAATGGTGAAGCTCTGACAGGCAGCCAACGCATTAACGGTCAGCGTGTCTTCTTTACGCGAGAAGGAAAACAAGTTAAAGGTGATGTTGCTTATGATGAGCGAGGGCTTCTTCGTTATTATGATAAGAATAGTGGTAACATGGTTTACAACAAAGTCGTCACTTTAGCCAATGGAAGACGCATTGGCATTGACCGTTGGGGTATCGCTAGATATTACTGA
- a CDS encoding AEC family transporter — translation MAIAGLVFQKLLVLFLLMLAGLFLAQRQILTKEVTLQLSKLLTRFVAPSLFISSFIYQAFTWKKMILLFGMIGAAFFLLITRIVIVSFLLPKERATDKYAVLFANVGFMGTPLAFAVGGKEAVFFISGFVVANQIMQWTYGLYLIAQDKTVINWRSILVNPAMIATVIGLFLFIQPFKLPLVARDAIDAFADLNTPLSTIVLGSYFYKVKFKEVFLYWPAYYTAFLRLFVTALISILTIWLLPIHSDPVKLALSIAVISPAALNTALLSQVYGGEYEYGSRLVLLTTVLSLLTIPLNMTVASLLYL, via the coding sequence ATGGCAATTGCAGGTTTAGTTTTTCAAAAGTTACTCGTTTTATTTTTGCTGATGTTGGCAGGATTATTTTTAGCGCAGCGGCAGATTTTAACCAAGGAGGTTACTTTACAGCTATCTAAACTGCTGACGCGTTTTGTTGCACCCAGTCTTTTTATTTCGTCTTTTATTTATCAAGCATTTACTTGGAAAAAAATGATTTTATTGTTTGGCATGATTGGGGCTGCTTTTTTTCTGCTTATTACTCGGATTGTTATTGTTTCATTTTTGCTTCCTAAAGAAAGGGCAACGGATAAATATGCTGTTCTTTTTGCTAACGTTGGTTTCATGGGAACTCCTTTGGCTTTTGCAGTTGGCGGTAAAGAAGCTGTTTTCTTTATTTCAGGATTCGTTGTAGCCAATCAAATTATGCAATGGACTTATGGCTTATACCTTATTGCTCAAGACAAAACTGTGATCAACTGGCGCTCTATTTTAGTCAATCCTGCTATGATAGCAACAGTCATTGGCCTCTTTCTTTTTATCCAGCCTTTTAAACTGCCTCTAGTAGCAAGAGATGCTATTGATGCTTTTGCTGATTTAAATACGCCTCTATCCACCATTGTCTTGGGTTCTTATTTCTATAAAGTAAAATTTAAAGAAGTTTTTCTTTACTGGCCCGCATATTATACTGCCTTTTTACGCTTGTTTGTTACGGCCTTAATCAGTATTTTAACGATCTGGTTATTGCCTATTCATTCGGATCCTGTAAAATTAGCCTTGTCAATTGCTGTTATTTCACCTGCTGCTTTAAACACAGCTCTCCTCAGTCAGGTTTATGGCGGAGAATATGAATATGGTTCGCGTCTGGTCTTGTTGACAACTGTTTTGTCTCTCCTGACCATTCCTTTAAATATGACTGTTGCTAGCTTATTGTATTTATAA